In the genome of Longimicrobiaceae bacterium, the window TACGCCACGTCGTAGCCGCCGCGCCGGTGCCAGTCGCGCACCTTCTCGGGCGTCAGCCCGCGCCTGCCGTCGTGCGACGCCTCGGTGTGCGTGTGGAAATCCACCGTCACCATCTCCCGGTCGTCCAGCGCCAGCGCCGCCACGGGCCGCGGCACCAGCACGGCGAACGCGTAGACCGCGAGCACCGCCAGCAGCAGCATCGCCAGCCCGGCCGCCTCGCGCCCGATCCGCCGCAGTGCCGTCGGCCGAGGCCGCCCGTGAACACTCCGCCAGATCACGTAGATCGCCAGAACCGTGAGCAGAACTGCCACGTGTTGGCGCACGGTGAGCAGCAGCAGCGCATCCGCCACGTCGGACAGCGGCGCGAGCGCGACGTACGCCCCCGGCCGGACCAGTCGTGCGCCGGGGAAGTCCCGCAGCGCGACCACGTCCCACACCGACGCCAGCGGCCACATCGCCCCCAGCAGCACCAGCGCGGTGACCGCGACGGGGAAGATGGGCATACGCCGGCGCCGGACGGGAAGATCGGACCGCACGTGAGGATGGTTGGAGGCGCTCAGCGGCCGGGCTCCGCGGTGGGGATTCTGCGCAGGGCGGGCTCGATGCGCCGCCTCTCATCTCCCGAATCTACCCGGCGGCCCCGCGCGGGCAACAGCTACTCCTTGTCGCAGAGCCGCTTGCCCCACCCGGTCTTCCGCGCCATGCGCTGTACGCCGCCGCGATAGACCTGGCACACGGTGGGGTCCAGCCAGTCCTTGCCCCACCAGACGCGGACGACGTTCCCGCGCTTCACGAACACCGAGGCGAACGCCCACAGCCCGCCGCCGTTGTCCAGGTTGCGGAAGGCCACCCACTTCGCCGCCTGCCGCCCGAACCCGCGCGGATAGCCCGTCTTGCTGACCAGCCCGCGCACCCGCAGCACCGGCGGGCTCACGAACGCCACGGCCGAGTCGCCCCGCCCCACCGCGTACTCGTTCAGCGTGGTGATGCGGCGCGGCGAATACCACTTCGGCTTGCTCTGCGTGAGCACGAAGATGACGCGGCCGAACAGCGAGTCCGTCATCGGCCATGCACCGGCGGCCGCCGCCTGCGCGACGGTGGCGAACGGACCGCGGGCACGCAGGTCGTGCGGGGTGAACAGGTCGTCGCGGGGGATCACCTGCGTGATCGCCTCGTCCAGCCCGGCGGGCGTGTGGCCGTCGTCCCACTCGGCCTTCACGTCCAGGTACACGGTGAGCACCGGCGCGCCCGGATGCGCCCGCATCCACCCCGCCACCACGCCCAGGCACGTACGCAGCCCGTCCGCGCCGGCCGCTCGGGTGCCGCAGTCGTTCACCTCCGGCGATGCGTCGTGGCTCACCGCCCAACGTGGCCCGCCACCCTGGCGCGGCAACGGATGGAGGTCCAGCTCCACGTCGTGCACGA includes:
- a CDS encoding Ca2+-dependent phosphoinositide-specific phospholipase C, encoding MRRSLLRRAIPACFVVLFVAPSARAQKQTEAERAEVQASGKTGGRQPPTVATRGVRYHQTYQIACHNCYDRRESGMSFAEALDLVHDVELDLHPLPRQGGGPRWAVSHDASPEVNDCGTRAAGADGLRTCLGVVAGWMRAHPGAPVLTVYLDVKAEWDDGHTPAGLDEAITQVIPRDDLFTPHDLRARGPFATVAQAAAAGAWPMTDSLFGRVIFVLTQSKPKWYSPRRITTLNEYAVGRGDSAVAFVSPPVLRVRGLVSKTGYPRGFGRQAAKWVAFRNLDNGGGLWAFASVFVKRGNVVRVWWGKDWLDPTVCQVYRGGVQRMARKTGWGKRLCDKE